The Paenibacillus sp. FSL R7-0345 DNA segment CCTGCGGAATGGCCAGCGCCGAGGGGCTTATTATTAAGGAAGACGAACCGTCGAGCTTCTATCATCCCAAGCATATTAACGCCCGGATTATCTGGCTTCGCCGCGGGTATCTTGAATATCTGCTGCCGGTGGATCTGCCTGAACAGGCCGAGATTACATCGCTTGAGCTGTCGATGGAGATGTGTTCGGAAGCACCCGGATATGAACAGGACTGGCCCTCGGATATTACTGTGCGGGTGAACGGTATGGAAATCGGCATGTGGACAAGTCCCGGGGATTTCGGTGACCGGCGCGGCCGGCTGAATCCGCAGTGGTGGCCGGACGGATCAACCCAATACGGATCCCTTAAAACATGGCATGTGAACCGTGAGCAGACTACGCTTGACCGGGAGAAGGTGTCGGATGTTAGCCTTAATGAGCTGAACATTACCAAGAGCCCCAAAATACGGCTGCAGATCGGTATTCATCCGGAAGCGGTTCATCAGGGCGGGCTTAACCTGTTCGGCCGCGGGTTTGGCGATTACGAGCAAAATATTATCATGAAAATTAATTATACTCTCAGGTCCGAATAAGCGCCACTGGTTTTGAGTGACGCATAAAAGCCCGGCTCTTGTGATGCGGATAACGCTCACAGTGCCGGGCTTTTATGGATCAGGAGATGCGCCCAGTGTGTATTAAGGAGTGCGCCGCAGCGCAGCGCGCTGCAGGCTGATCATCCAGTCTACCTGCGGTTCAACCAGCGGGTGGAGCCAGCGCTTGACAGCCGGCCGGGCAAGCAGCAGTGTGCAGAGGACGGCTGCGGACAGGAGCAGAACGGCTCCGGCCGTATTGCCGATGTAGCTGTAAATCCCGGAAGCAGCAGCCAGCCGGACAATGAAGCCGTGGAGCAGGAAGACATACAACGTGCGGCGTCCCCAGTCCGTCATCCGGCTTACACCATAAGGCACGAGTCCGAGAAACGCGAGCGAAGCTGCAATCTGCACAGCATACAGCGCCAGACGGTACATGCCCGCATACCATTCAGTTGCACCCAGCTGCATATAAGTCATATTGCCGTACAGCCAGCCGAGCGGAAGCCCCGGACTTGCCAGAACGAGCACGGCGAGGAGCAGTACGGAGACAGCGGCTGCGGCTGTTTTAATATTTTTGCGGTAGAGCTTAGTGAAGGTGCCGAAAGAGAGATGATAGCCGATTACGAAATAAGGCAGATACACAAAAGTGCGGCTGATGCTGAACCATACCCCGTCTACCTGTAAATAGCCGACGGCTACGCCGGCTGCTACAGCAAATGCTATTTGTGCTGGTGCGGACCACTTGCCCATTCCCAGCATCAGTAGACGCCAGCAGGCATGACTGGCCAGAAACCACAGGAGCAGATAGGGAGCGAATACGGAATGATGAATGCCGTCTACATGAAAAAGGGATACGTCAAGAGCTGAATACAGAGTCTGAAAAATCAGGTACTGCATACCGATCTGCAGGAGTACCTTGCGGCCTGCGCCTCCGGTAAGGCTCTTCCTGGCGAAATAACCGGTGACCAGCACAAACAGCGGCATATGGAAGCTGAAAATCCACATATAAAGCCCGTGCATGCCGTTCATTCTGCTGATTAACGGCTCGATTGCATTACCGGCGAATACAGTGACGATAAGCATGAATCGCAGGTTAAGAAAAAACGTTTCTCCGCGCGCCTCCAGCGTACTTTCCCTTTCCATGGTCTAACCCCCAAAAGTTGCACAATGCAAAAGTTTTTAATTTAATTTTAAAATACATCTTTTCGCGGTTGGTTATTGTGAATTCAATCACAATAGAAAGCGCTATCAGAGGGATTATTTGTGGCGATATGTTGAAGGTTGTTTGATTACCTTGATTCCTCTATAATTTTCTGTATGCAGTACACGGGAGTGAATCTAATTGAAAAAAACAATAAACAGACGCAGGATTCTCCTGTCGCTTGCAGTCCTTCTGATCGTTGCCGGATTGCTGCTGTGGAGATACCTGACACCGTATGAGCCGGAACAAAATGCCGAGACTGCAATGCTCTCCGCCGCAGGTGTGACAGTGGAACAGAACGACGGCTGGATTTCTTTTGAGCCGGCTGTGAGCAGCGGTACAGCTGTTATTTTTTATCCGGGTGCGCTAGTTGAAGCAGAGGCCTATGCGCCGCTCGCCAAAAGAATTGCCACCGCAGGACATCCGTTCTACATAGCCCAAATGCCGTTCAATCTGGCCGTCATTAAAGGGGATGCGGCGGAGGAAATTATCAGCGCTCATCCGGAGCAGTCCTTTGTGATCGGCGGCCACTCCCTGGGCGGTGTTATGGCATCGCGTTACGCGGCAGAGCATGAGGATCAGCTGGAGGGCGTCTTTTACCTCGCATCTTACCCGGATGAGAAAGGCAGCCTGAAGGACACGACGCTGTCTGTCTTGTCTGTGCTCGGAAGTGCGGATACCGTGGTCAACAGGGACAATTACAATGAAGGCCGTGCCTACTTGCCCGGCAATACTGTCTATTTGTCCATTGAGGGCGGAAATCATGCCCAGTTCGGAAGCTACGGGAAGCAGAAAGGCGACGGGGAAGCTTCCATCACAGAAGAAGAGCAGCAGATCCGCACCGCGCGGGCTATGCTGGATTGGCTGGGCAACCTGCGCTGATTATTTGAATTTCAGAGAGGAGGCGGAGAATGCCGCAGCTGCATGTTAATGATCTGGCCGTTCCCTGCCAGTGTATATTATTCGATAAGGACGGCACTCTGCTGGACCTGCTCGCCACCTGGGGAGCCTGGGCGGAGCTGGTGCTGCAGGGGCTGGACAATCAGCTGGCGCTCATAGGGGGCAGCAGCCTGCCTGATTTGTCCAGTGTTCTCGGGACCCGGCACGGCGCTGACGGCCGGCTGACCGGCTATGACCCTGCCGGGCCGCTGGCGATGGCGACAGCCGAAGAGAGCACTGGCATTCTGGCCTGGCATCTGTACAGTGCCGGTGTTCCCTGGAACGAAGCAGTTACCCGTGTTAATGCTATTGCCAAAGAGGCGATGAACAGGCTGCGGGCACAGCGCGCTGCAGTACCTCTGCCGGGCCTGCCGCCGTTTCTGCAGCAGTGTGCAGCTGCAGGGCTGAAGCTCGGAGTTGTTACTTCAGACGGAGCCGGGACGACTGGTGAACATCTGGAATGGATGGGCATTTCCGGTTATTTCCAAACGGTGGTGACAAGAGACCGGGTGCGGCACGGGAAGCCGGCGCCCGAAATGGCTGAGCTGGCCTGCCGTGAGCTGGAGGTTCTGCCGGAGAATACTGTCATTATCGGTGACAGCAATGCGGATATGCAGCTTGGCAAAGGGGCCGGCCTGCGGCTGTCTGTCGGAATCTCGCCGGAAGGCACTGCAGGCCACCTGCTGGATGCGGACACCATTGTTACCGGGTATCATCAGCTTCATATTACAGATTAATTCTGTTTGGAGAAAGGTGAGTGTGCAGAGTATGGATCAAGTGCAGACACTGGTTTCCTGGATTAAGGACAGCGGAAATATTGTGTTTTTCGGCGGAGCCGGAACGTCTACTGAAAGCGGAATTCCCGATTTCCGTTCTGCGGCCGGATTATATCAGTCTGAGCAAAATTCCCCATATCCGCCTGAGGTCATGCTCAGCCGCCGTTTTTTTATGTCCTCGCCGGACATTTTTTTTGATTTTTACCGAAGCAAAATGCTGCACCCGGAGGCCGTACCCAATGGCGCACATCTGCTGCTTGCCGAGCTTGAGGGCCAGGGCAAGCTGAAGGCGGTCATTACGCAGAATATCGACGGCCTGCATCAGAAGGCGGGCAGCCGGGCCGTGTTCGAGCTGCACGGCTCGGTTCACCGGAATCACTGTATGGGATGCGGCTGCTTTTATCCTTTGGAAACCGTTACAGGTTCAGCTGAGCGGGTTCCGCGCTGCGGAGACTGCGGCGGCATCATTAAGCCGGATGTAGTGCTGTATGAAGAAGAGCTTGATCATGATGTGCTGGTCGGATCTGTTGCAGCCATTGCTGCGGCCGATCTGCTGATTATCGGCGGTACCTCGCTGACGGTACAGCCGGCTGCCAGTCTCGTAACCTATTTTCACGGGCGCCATACTGTCCTGCTGAATGGAGAGCCTACTCCGTATGATCACCGGGCTGATCTGATTATTACGGACCGGATCGGCGAGGTTATGGGGAGAGTACTGGTCCAGCTGTGAAGCGCGATTCTGTGAGCGGCAGATTATAAACGCAGAGCCAGGTTTAAATTAGGGTAGTGAAGCAATTGAGGTTAGCGAGAGGCAGGGATCGGCAATGGTATATGTGGCTAGCGATGAACGGTATGAAGTGATGCAGTACAACCGCTCGGGCAGATCCGGCCTGAAGCTCCCGGCAATATCGCTGGGGCTGTGGCATAACTTCGGCGGGATTGACGCCTATGAGAACGGCCGGGAGATGATTACCCGCTCGTTTGATCTCGGCATTACCCATTTTGACCTGGCGAACAATTACGGTCCGCCTGCGGGCTCTGCAGAGGAGCTGTTCGGCAAGGTGCTTAAGCGTGATCTTTCCGCATACCGTGACGAAATGGTCATTTCGACCAAGGCGGGATATTATATGTGGCCGGGTCCTTATGGGGACTGGGGCTCACGGAAATATATGCTGGCAAGTCTGGACCAGAGTCTGAAGCGGCTCGGGCTGGACTATGTCGATATCTTTTACTCCCACC contains these protein-coding regions:
- a CDS encoding fucose 4-O-acetylase; its protein translation is MERESTLEARGETFFLNLRFMLIVTVFAGNAIEPLISRMNGMHGLYMWIFSFHMPLFVLVTGYFARKSLTGGAGRKVLLQIGMQYLIFQTLYSALDVSLFHVDGIHHSVFAPYLLLWFLASHACWRLLMLGMGKWSAPAQIAFAVAAGVAVGYLQVDGVWFSISRTFVYLPYFVIGYHLSFGTFTKLYRKNIKTAAAAVSVLLLAVLVLASPGLPLGWLYGNMTYMQLGATEWYAGMYRLALYAVQIAASLAFLGLVPYGVSRMTDWGRRTLYVFLLHGFIVRLAAASGIYSYIGNTAGAVLLLSAAVLCTLLLARPAVKRWLHPLVEPQVDWMISLQRAALRRTP
- a CDS encoding NAD-dependent protein deacylase is translated as MDQVQTLVSWIKDSGNIVFFGGAGTSTESGIPDFRSAAGLYQSEQNSPYPPEVMLSRRFFMSSPDIFFDFYRSKMLHPEAVPNGAHLLLAELEGQGKLKAVITQNIDGLHQKAGSRAVFELHGSVHRNHCMGCGCFYPLETVTGSAERVPRCGDCGGIIKPDVVLYEEELDHDVLVGSVAAIAAADLLIIGGTSLTVQPAASLVTYFHGRHTVLLNGEPTPYDHRADLIITDRIGEVMGRVLVQL
- a CDS encoding HAD-IA family hydrolase yields the protein MPQLHVNDLAVPCQCILFDKDGTLLDLLATWGAWAELVLQGLDNQLALIGGSSLPDLSSVLGTRHGADGRLTGYDPAGPLAMATAEESTGILAWHLYSAGVPWNEAVTRVNAIAKEAMNRLRAQRAAVPLPGLPPFLQQCAAAGLKLGVVTSDGAGTTGEHLEWMGISGYFQTVVTRDRVRHGKPAPEMAELACRELEVLPENTVIIGDSNADMQLGKGAGLRLSVGISPEGTAGHLLDADTIVTGYHQLHITD
- a CDS encoding alpha/beta hydrolase, translated to MKKTINRRRILLSLAVLLIVAGLLLWRYLTPYEPEQNAETAMLSAAGVTVEQNDGWISFEPAVSSGTAVIFYPGALVEAEAYAPLAKRIATAGHPFYIAQMPFNLAVIKGDAAEEIISAHPEQSFVIGGHSLGGVMASRYAAEHEDQLEGVFYLASYPDEKGSLKDTTLSVLSVLGSADTVVNRDNYNEGRAYLPGNTVYLSIEGGNHAQFGSYGKQKGDGEASITEEEQQIRTARAMLDWLGNLR
- a CDS encoding winged helix-turn-helix transcriptional regulator — translated: MLELSIEDPDRLVAVTHALSTRSRVEMLRLLDKEDLNIIEIAARLQLPVSTVASNVKVLEAAGLIRTSAVPASRGAMKLCSSNYSNIQINLNEQRGPELKKIYVYEVDMPVGHYSDCEVEPTCGMASAEGLIIKEDEPSSFYHPKHINARIIWLRRGYLEYLLPVDLPEQAEITSLELSMEMCSEAPGYEQDWPSDITVRVNGMEIGMWTSPGDFGDRRGRLNPQWWPDGSTQYGSLKTWHVNREQTTLDREKVSDVSLNELNITKSPKIRLQIGIHPEAVHQGGLNLFGRGFGDYEQNIIMKINYTLRSE